CACATCTGACACTGCATACAGCAACCGCCTCGTATATGTACCGGTAAGAGATGATAAGCGATGACAGACGGGATGCAATCAATAGGTAGGTATTCACCTGGTTGATGAGGGCGGCGGAGCGAGAGACGAGCTCGATGTCGTTGCCGTCGAGGATGAGCTCATCCTTGACCTTCTCGGACCGAAGGATGGTCACGCCCTCAAGCATGTCCACCTTCCTGACCTGGCCATCCCGGGATCATCATGAACACCAACCAGTCAGTCAAAGGTCAGAACGCATCACCACACTCCCAGATCTGATCTGCTCGGCCGCACGCGCGAAAGAAAGATGGGTACCTTCTTCTCGCCAAGGAAGTTCCTGATCTCGATGGCGGTGTTGCTGTTGGTGATGGAGGCGTTGATGGGGAAATGAGCATAGACGAACCTCATCTTGTAGCGGTACCCCTTGGTGACGCCCTTGATGAGGTTCTCGACGTGGGAGATGGCGGTGCGGATGGCGGCCATGGTGCGGCGGGTGCCGAACCAGGCGTCCACCTTGAGCTTGCGCCCGCCCTCCTGCAGCTGGAAGTCGAGGTTGAGGTGCTTGAAGTTGCGGGTGAGCTTCCCGCGGGGGCCCTCCACCGTCACCAGCTTGGCGGCCACCGTCACCGTCACGCCCTCCGGGATGTCCATCGTCTCCGACGCCAGGATCGTCTTC
The nucleotide sequence above comes from Miscanthus floridulus cultivar M001 chromosome 18, ASM1932011v1, whole genome shotgun sequence. Encoded proteins:
- the LOC136522222 gene encoding large ribosomal subunit protein uL6-like, whose product is MKTILASETMDIPEGVTVTVAAKLVTVEGPRGKLTRNFKHLNLDFQLQEGGRKLKVDAWFGTRRTMAAIRTAISHVENLIKGVTKGYRYKMRFVYAHFPINASITNSNTAIEIRNFLGEKKVRKVDMLEGVTILRSEKVKDELILDGNDIELVSRSAALINQKCHVKKKDIRKFLDGIYVSDKGVIEEEQ